In Psychrobacter sp. JCM 18902, a single window of DNA contains:
- the galE gene encoding UDP-glucose 4-epimerase GalE, whose amino-acid sequence MKNKILVTGGAGYIGTHTCIALHEAGYEIVVYDNLSNSSREAINRVSNLIGQPIEFIEGDIRDAELLKKVFAAHDFFSVIHFAGLKAVGESVAKPLLYYNNNVSGTITLLQVMAEYDVKNLVFSSSATVYGDPETLPIDENSKRSCTNPYGQSKLAVEHILEDLAVSDDSWNLIPLRYFNPVGAHLSGQIGEDPNDIPNNLMPYISQVAVGKLNKLNIFGNDYPTVDGTGVRDFIHVTDLAQGHVAALNYLEQKISLNEYKNDQEYSVGFLPINLGTGKGTSVLELISTFSKVSGQAVPYQFASRRAGDIASCYASADKAKELLGWEAKLSIIDMCQDSWRWQRQSPNGYK is encoded by the coding sequence ATGAAAAACAAGATACTAGTCACGGGTGGTGCAGGTTATATTGGCACACACACCTGTATCGCACTGCATGAAGCTGGGTATGAGATTGTAGTTTACGACAACTTGTCTAATAGTAGTCGTGAAGCAATCAATCGTGTCTCAAATCTCATTGGTCAACCTATTGAGTTTATCGAAGGCGACATACGAGATGCTGAATTACTTAAAAAAGTATTTGCTGCACATGATTTTTTTAGTGTCATTCATTTTGCTGGCTTAAAAGCGGTTGGTGAATCTGTTGCCAAACCACTCCTGTATTATAATAATAACGTCAGTGGCACCATTACCTTACTACAAGTGATGGCTGAGTATGATGTCAAAAACCTCGTTTTTTCTTCCTCTGCGACTGTTTATGGTGATCCCGAAACGCTACCTATCGATGAGAACTCAAAGCGCTCTTGTACCAATCCCTATGGTCAGAGCAAGCTGGCTGTTGAGCACATATTAGAAGACCTAGCCGTATCTGATGACAGCTGGAACCTGATACCTCTTAGATACTTTAATCCAGTAGGGGCACATCTGTCAGGGCAGATTGGCGAAGACCCTAATGACATACCTAATAATTTGATGCCTTATATCTCGCAAGTAGCAGTTGGCAAGCTTAATAAACTCAATATTTTTGGCAATGATTATCCTACCGTAGACGGTACAGGTGTACGTGACTTTATCCATGTTACGGATTTGGCGCAAGGTCACGTTGCTGCGCTGAACTATTTAGAGCAGAAAATTAGTCTAAACGAATATAAGAATGACCAAGAATACTCAGTAGGATTTTTACCTATTAATCTAGGAACTGGCAAAGGAACTTCTGTATTGGAGTTGATATCTACATTTTCTAAGGTATCTGGACAGGCTGTTCCTTATCAGTTCGCTTCCCGCCGTGCTGGTGATATTGCCAGTTGCTATGCAAGTGCTGATAAGGCAAAGGAGCTATTAGGCTGGGAGGCAAAACTATCTATCATCGACATGTGCCAAGATAGCTGGCGCTGGCAAAGACAAAGTCCGAATGGCTATAAGTAA
- the sucD gene encoding succinate--CoA ligase subunit alpha has protein sequence MSVLIDKDTKVLVQGFTGKNGTFHSEQAIEYGTKVVGGVTPGKGGQTHLGLPVFNTMAEAMEATQADASVIYVPAPFVLDSIVEAVDAGVKLIIVITEGVPTLDMLKAKRYIEEAEGVRMVGPNCPGVITPGQCKIGIMPGHIHLPGKVGIISRSGTLTYEAVAQTTKLGFGQSTCIGIGGDPIPGMNQIDALKLFQEDPQTEAIILIGEIGGTAEEEAAAYIKDHVTKPVVGYIAGVTAPEGKRMGHAGAIISGGQGTAEEKFKAFEDAGIAYTRDPSKLGEKLKEVTGW, from the coding sequence ATGAGTGTATTAATCGATAAAGATACCAAAGTATTGGTACAAGGTTTCACTGGTAAAAATGGTACGTTCCACTCTGAGCAAGCGATTGAGTACGGTACTAAAGTCGTTGGCGGCGTAACTCCAGGTAAAGGCGGTCAAACGCATTTAGGCCTACCAGTATTCAACACGATGGCAGAAGCTATGGAAGCGACCCAAGCTGACGCTTCTGTTATCTATGTACCAGCACCATTCGTACTAGATTCTATCGTTGAAGCGGTAGATGCTGGTGTTAAATTGATTATCGTTATTACTGAAGGCGTGCCTACTTTAGACATGCTAAAAGCAAAACGTTATATCGAAGAAGCTGAAGGCGTACGCATGGTTGGTCCTAACTGCCCAGGTGTTATCACGCCAGGTCAGTGCAAAATTGGTATCATGCCAGGTCATATCCATTTGCCAGGTAAAGTGGGTATCATCTCACGCTCTGGTACATTGACTTATGAAGCCGTTGCTCAGACCACTAAGCTTGGTTTTGGTCAGTCAACTTGTATCGGTATCGGTGGTGATCCTATCCCTGGTATGAACCAAATTGATGCGTTGAAACTGTTCCAAGAAGATCCACAAACTGAAGCGATCATTCTAATCGGTGAGATCGGTGGTACTGCTGAAGAAGAAGCAGCCGCTTATATCAAAGACCATGTAACCAAGCCAGTCGTTGGTTATATCGCTGGTGTTACCGCTCCAGAAGGCAAGCGTATGGGTCATGCTGGCGCTATTATCTCTGGTGGTCAAGGTACTGCTGAAGAGAAATTCAAAGCGTTTGAAGATGCTGGTATCGCGTATACGCGTGACCCATCTAAGCTTGGCGAGAAGCTAAAAGAAGTTACTGGTTGGTAA
- the sucC gene encoding ADP-forming succinate--CoA ligase subunit beta, which produces MNLHEYQAKELLKSYGLPIQEGIIAYNGDEAAAAFDKTPTDIAVIKAQVHAGGRGKAGGVKLVKTREEAKQVAEELIGTNLVTFQTDADGQPVNFVLVAEDMYPVQTELYLGAVVDRSTRRVTFMASTEGGVDIEEVANETPEKIFKVHVDPLVGLMPFQARDVAFKLGLEGKQINQFVKLMTGAYKAFVENDFALMEINPLAVRENGEIVCVDGKIGIDSNALYRLPKIAALQDKTQENERELKAAEFDLNYVALEGNIGCMVNGAGLAMATMDIIKLYGGKPANFLDVGGGATKDRVVEAFKIILEDSSVEGVLINIFGGIVRCDMIAEAIIAAIKEVDVKVPVVVRLEGNNAEKGAQILEESGLKLISAQGLSDAAQKIVDAVKA; this is translated from the coding sequence ATGAATTTACATGAGTATCAAGCAAAAGAGCTATTAAAAAGCTATGGTCTGCCGATTCAAGAAGGCATAATTGCCTATAACGGCGACGAAGCTGCTGCTGCTTTTGATAAAACGCCAACAGACATTGCGGTTATTAAAGCGCAAGTACATGCTGGTGGTCGCGGTAAAGCGGGTGGCGTAAAGCTGGTTAAAACTCGTGAAGAAGCCAAGCAAGTTGCTGAAGAGCTAATCGGTACCAATTTGGTTACTTTCCAAACTGACGCTGATGGCCAACCAGTTAACTTCGTATTGGTTGCAGAAGATATGTATCCAGTACAAACTGAGCTATATCTTGGTGCAGTCGTTGATCGTTCTACGCGTCGCGTAACGTTCATGGCATCAACCGAAGGCGGCGTTGATATCGAAGAAGTCGCTAACGAAACCCCAGAAAAAATCTTCAAAGTACACGTTGATCCTTTAGTTGGTCTAATGCCTTTCCAAGCGCGCGATGTTGCGTTCAAACTTGGTTTAGAAGGCAAGCAAATCAACCAGTTCGTTAAATTGATGACGGGTGCTTATAAAGCATTTGTTGAAAATGACTTTGCACTAATGGAAATCAACCCATTAGCCGTTCGTGAAAATGGCGAAATCGTTTGTGTTGATGGCAAAATTGGTATCGATTCAAACGCACTGTATCGTTTGCCTAAAATCGCAGCACTACAAGACAAAACACAAGAGAACGAGCGTGAGCTTAAAGCGGCTGAGTTTGACCTAAACTATGTTGCTCTAGAAGGCAATATCGGTTGTATGGTTAACGGTGCTGGTCTTGCTATGGCAACGATGGATATCATCAAATTGTACGGCGGCAAGCCTGCTAACTTCTTGGACGTTGGCGGCGGCGCAACTAAAGATCGCGTTGTTGAAGCATTCAAGATTATTCTTGAAGACAGCAGCGTTGAAGGTGTTCTAATCAACATCTTCGGTGGTATCGTACGTTGTGACATGATTGCAGAAGCGATTATCGCTGCTATCAAAGAAGTTGACGTAAAAGTACCTGTTGTTGTCCGTCTAGAGGGTAACAACGCTGAAAAAGGCGCGCAAATCCTAGAAGAGTCTGGTCTGAAATTGATTTCTGCCCAAGGTCTATCAGATGCGGCTCAAAAAATTGTCGATGCTGTTAAAGCTTAA